A genomic stretch from Aedes albopictus strain Foshan chromosome 2, AalbF5, whole genome shotgun sequence includes:
- the LOC115270100 gene encoding uncharacterized protein LOC115270100 — protein MSAKLILVTLAVAIYASAVDGSPTFINASSSSSEEMTMELVESLESDCLQQTGSSETFEELMAEYMYAPMCFGSLLDLEGLFDGFDQLDDSNRVQYFDTYCPQLNQSLMQCANPMFDLLRKCCDEEELAIWDVMFNMVPEALNLICKGHGEIFFKLDRPEYKKCMISLADYAVECASMFPSSAKTVILSKLNEEQCYELRDYRNCVSEKLGVCKATGIIELAYVFYKPLMKINPCAKYIDLEPKNPVEASVI, from the exons ATGTCCGCGAAGTTGATACTCGTTACGCTGGCAGTGGCCATTTACG CATCTGCAGTGGATGGATCACCCACCTTCATCAATGCCTCCTCCTCATCTTCCGAAGAGATGACTATGGAGTTGGTCGAATCTCTAGAAAGTGATTGTCTGCAGCAAACGGGATCGTCGGAAACGTTCGAAGAGTTGATGGCCGAGTATATGTACGCACCGATGTGCTTCGGTAGTCTTTTGGATTTGGAAGGGCTTTTCGATGGTTTTGATCAGCTAGACGACTCAAATCGGGTTCAATATTTTGATACCTATTGTCCCCAGCTGAACCAATCCTTGATGCAGTGTGCTAATCCGATGTTCGATCTGCTCCGGAAGTGCTGTGATGAAGAAGAGTTGGCGATTTGGGATGTCATGTTCAACATGGTCCCGGAAGCGTTGAACCTGATCTGCAAGGGCCATGGAgagatctttttca AGCTCGATCGCCCAGAATACAAAAAGTGCATGATAAGTTTGGCAGACTACGCTGTGGAATGTGCCAGCATGTTCCCCAGCTCCGCCAAAACGGTGATCCTGTCCAAACTCAACGAAGAGCAATGTTACGAGTTGAGAGATTACCGCAACTGCGTTTCAGAGAAACTCGGCGTCTGTAAAGCAACCGGTATCATCGAATTGGCATATGTGTTCTACAAGCCGTTGATGAAGATCAACCCATGTGCCAAG TACATTGATTTGGAGCCGAAGAATCCAGTTGAGGCGAGTGTAATTTaa